One Sulfurirhabdus autotrophica genomic window, ACATTGCGTGACATGTTTATAGACCGGGAAGCTTTCGATAACTGGGCCAGGGAATATAAACTTCAATTGGATAAAGAAAACAGTGCCGATGCAACTCGCAGAACCTCGATGCTGGCAGCCAATCCAAAGTACATTCTGCGTAACTATCTGGCCCAGAATGCCATAAGCAAAGCGACGGATGAAAAAGATTTTTCAGAAATCGATCGACTGCTTCATTTGTTAAAAACCCCATTCGACGAACAGCCAGAAATGGCGCGCTATGCAGCGCCCCCGCCTGATTGGGCCAACAAAATTCAGGTGAGCTGCTCATCCTGATCTGGCATAATACTTCTTTTGTAAACACATTCAGGAATAATCATGGCTGAAATCACCACAGAATCAGGTCTCATTTACGACGACGTAACCGAAGGCCAGGGCGAAGTTGCTAAAGCAGGACAGCGCGTTACCGTTCATTACACCGGATGGCTTACCAACGGCACCAAATTTGATTCCAGCAAAGACCGTAACGACCCATTCGTATTCTCATTGGGTGGCGGTCAAGTCATCCGCGGCTGGGACGAAGGCGTTCAAGGCATGAAAATTGGTGGCGTTCGCAAACTGACCATTCCTGCAGAATTGGGTTATGGCGCACGTGGTGCAGGTGGTGTTATTCCTCCAGGCGCTACGCTGGTATTTGAAGTAGAACTGCTGGGCGTTGCTTAATTGGCCGATGTGCCAGAAACGGAGAAAGTTCGGCTTTCCAAACTGATGTCAGAGCGCGGACTATGCTCGCGCAGGGAAGCCGATGTTTTTATCGAACGGGGCTGGGTTTATGTTGATGGCGAACAGATCAACACCCTCGGCACCCGAATCGATCCCTCACAAACCATCACCCTGAATAAAAAAGCACAAGATACCCAGACACAGCGCATTACCATCTTGCTGCATAAGCCTATCGGCTACGTTTCCGCACAACCTGAAAAAGGCTACAAAGCAGCCGTTTCCCTGATTTGCCGAGAGAGTCGTTACAAAAGCGATAACGCCCCTATTCACTTTTCTCACGAACACTTGCGCGGACTTGCTCCAGCTGGACGACTCGATATTGATTCTCAAGGCTTGCTGGTACTGACTCAGGATGGCCGAATCGCCAAACAACTCATCGGGGCTGATTCCCAGATTGAAAAAGAATACCTTGTACGAGTTCAAGGCGGGTTAAGCGATAAAAACCTGAAACTGCTGAATCATGGGCTGTCATTGGACGGCGAACGCCTGAAGCCCGCGCAAGTATCCTGGCAAAACCAGGACCAGCTTCGCTTCATCCTGAAAGAAGGCAAAAAGCGCCAGATCCGACGCATGTGCGAAATGGTCGGACTTAAAGTGGTAGGCCTTAAACGCGTCCGCATCGGTCAAATCAAACTGGGCGATCTCCCGGCAGGTGAATGGCGTTATCTTAAAGATAACGAAAGGTTCTAAGAAATATGACAAGACGGCTAGCAATAATTATATTAACAGCCGTCAGTTTAACGGCATGTACTAGCACTCCAAAACACCCTGCAGCAAAAGGCCCGGCCTCGCCAGATTTCAAATTTAACTCGCTCGCCAAAAGCGACATCGACATGGTCGCTGAAATTCATCAACAAGAATCCCTCAGCCACTTACGTGTTTTGATGGAAAAACTCTACCGACGCAATCCAAGAGAATTCAAAAAATCCGGCCAACCCAATATAGAAAGCGCTGTAGCCAGGGTTTTTGATAGTCCACACAACTGGAATTTCCCGGAATTACATGGCAAAAAAAGCATAGAAAGCATCTACCTGACTTTTCAGGAAGATTACAAAAATGATCGCGTTCTGGCTTTAATCGCCGGCTTAGCCTGTATGATTATCACTTCCTACAATGACAAAACCGAGTTTTTCCTGCTGGATAGCCTCGACCCACAAAAGCTATACAACAGTGCCCGCAATGTAGAAATCGCCGTATGGAAACTGGGGAACACCCGCAACAGTCAGGGTGAATTATTTTTGCTGAGTAACGATGCAGGTGGCGGTATCCGCAATCTTAGTTTCGAAAGGGAGTTTGGTAAAATTATCGCTGAACAAGACTCCATGGCCAGAGTTATTTCAGAAAAAACCAACCGTTCTTTTGTTCGAGTGGTTCAAAGTTTAGCTACTGCAGTGTTTATTCCTATTTAACTGAAAGCAATTTGCATAGCATCGCTTATTCAAGAAGCTATTTGTCTCAAACGTGCCATTATGAGACCTTCAATAATTTGCCAGATAACAGACACTCACTGTTGAATTGGTCAATCCCCCTAGAATATCCAGTTAAAAACCCAATAATCATCGGTGAGTAGTGACGAATCACACGAAATAAATTGCAGCTTAGAGAAGCTCAAGACGAGCAAACATCACACAATTTTCACGATGTCGGTAATATTTACAAGACTGAACACCTTGTCGTTAATCATTCTGCAAGCCATAAGCTGCATTTAAGGTATATTTCTTCATAAATTTCAAGTTATTTTGCCGGATAATTTTACAGTTACTCTGCAATACTTTTTCCCTGGCTTACCTAAGAACTCGATAAATATTGGCTAATCGGTAGACTTTGCACTAACTGGCATATTAATTGCTAATCTTTGGCTTGCCATACGAAACGAACTATTCTTGGTTCACCAACAACTCTAAATTAATATTTCAAAAGGCTTAACCATGAACTCTTTAAATATATCTCGCATATTTCTGCTCTTGTCATCGATTGTTGTAAGTGCAGCAGCACAAGCTTCATCTGCCGATCAAATCGTCGGAAGTTGGCTTTTGGATAACGGTAGTAGCTTTTCCGTGGCTACCTTCTTGCAAGATGGGCGCTACGTGGATGCATCAGCAGTTGCTGGTGACCCTGCACACACTGGTATTGAGTGGGGTACCTATTCATGGAATCCCGTGAGCGGCGCGATTACCGCCACTTCTACGGGTGACACTAATGGCAATTGGGGCATCGCTAACGATGTTGACGGCACACAGTACCTTACCGTCTCCGGTAATGCTGGCACGATTTTCCAAAACTGCGGTCCTAGTTGCACAGGTTCTGTAAATCGAATTCTTCCATCATCCCCACAAATCGTCGGAAGTTGGCTTTTTGATAGCAGTGGTACCCAGGTCGTGACTACCTTCTTGCAAGACGGGCGCTACATGGAGGCATCAGTAGTTGCTGGTGATCCTACACACACTGGTATTGAATGGGGTACCTATTCATGGAACTCGTCGACCGGTGCGATAACCGCCACTTCTGCGGGTGACACCAACGGCAATTGGGGCATCGCTAACGATGTTGACGGCACACAGTACTTCACCGTCTCCGGTAATACTGGCACGATGTTCCAAAACTGCGGTCCTAGCTGTACAGGTTCTTTAAATCGAATTCTTCCCGCCTCAGTACCT contains:
- a CDS encoding FKBP-type peptidyl-prolyl cis-trans isomerase is translated as MAEITTESGLIYDDVTEGQGEVAKAGQRVTVHYTGWLTNGTKFDSSKDRNDPFVFSLGGGQVIRGWDEGVQGMKIGGVRKLTIPAELGYGARGAGGVIPPGATLVFEVELLGVA
- a CDS encoding pseudouridine synthase yields the protein MADVPETEKVRLSKLMSERGLCSRREADVFIERGWVYVDGEQINTLGTRIDPSQTITLNKKAQDTQTQRITILLHKPIGYVSAQPEKGYKAAVSLICRESRYKSDNAPIHFSHEHLRGLAPAGRLDIDSQGLLVLTQDGRIAKQLIGADSQIEKEYLVRVQGGLSDKNLKLLNHGLSLDGERLKPAQVSWQNQDQLRFILKEGKKRQIRRMCEMVGLKVVGLKRVRIGQIKLGDLPAGEWRYLKDNERF
- a CDS encoding VPLPA-CTERM sorting domain-containing protein, producing the protein MNSLNISRIFLLLSSIVVSAAAQASSADQIVGSWLLDNGSSFSVATFLQDGRYVDASAVAGDPAHTGIEWGTYSWNPVSGAITATSTGDTNGNWGIANDVDGTQYLTVSGNAGTIFQNCGPSCTGSVNRILPSSPQIVGSWLFDSSGTQVVTTFLQDGRYMEASVVAGDPTHTGIEWGTYSWNSSTGAITATSAGDTNGNWGIANDVDGTQYFTVSGNTGTMFQNCGPSCTGSLNRILPASVPVPAAAWLMGSGLLGLIGVARKRKAA